A single region of the Marinobacter nanhaiticus D15-8W genome encodes:
- a CDS encoding class I adenylate-forming enzyme family protein, with protein MNDYVKTMAVHAPLNPNESLVSIGEQIQRFASSQPDKIALIDDALAEHKGRVSWRDLVTRVNRIANRLREGGLKTGDTVAGLSENSAEYVALYLGVLTAGGCMVPLSGMASGDTLALMVNDCDARFLFVSAKNEALLDEIRDKLDKVPHSTRIGLDFRPPDSALTLDDWLADAPGTPNPAKLALDDPFNIIYSSGTTGTPKGILHDHRFRYRQMLRMGTYGLDGVAVNLVSTPLYSNTTLVSALPTLFHGGTLVLMAKFNPLRFLELAQEHRVTHAMLVPVQYQRILAEPDFDSFDLSSFKLKLSTSAPLRSDVIGEAMARWPGNIREVYGLTEGGISTTLDCREFPDKWDSVGRPTEGAEVRIIDEDGHELPRGHIGEIVGRAGAMMRGYYHREEQTAEMLWTSPEGLAFYRSGDMGKLDTDGFLYILDRRKDMIISGGFNIYAVDLEKVLLEHPAVADAAVIGIPSEHWGETPLGLVVRRADEAASKADIMEWANARLGKTQRLAGIEFRDELPRSTIGKVLKRELRAPYWD; from the coding sequence ATGAACGACTACGTGAAAACCATGGCCGTCCATGCCCCCCTCAATCCCAACGAATCCCTGGTCTCCATCGGCGAACAGATCCAACGCTTCGCCAGTTCCCAGCCGGATAAGATCGCCCTGATCGACGACGCCTTGGCCGAACACAAGGGACGGGTAAGCTGGCGCGACCTGGTGACACGGGTCAACCGTATTGCCAACCGGTTACGGGAGGGCGGCCTGAAGACCGGCGATACCGTGGCCGGTCTCTCCGAAAACAGTGCGGAATACGTGGCGCTCTACCTGGGTGTTTTGACTGCCGGCGGCTGCATGGTGCCGCTATCGGGCATGGCCAGCGGTGACACACTGGCGCTTATGGTCAACGACTGCGACGCCCGCTTCCTGTTTGTCTCCGCCAAGAACGAAGCCTTGCTGGACGAGATTCGTGACAAGCTGGACAAGGTCCCCCACAGCACTCGCATCGGCCTGGACTTCCGTCCGCCGGACAGTGCCCTGACCCTGGACGACTGGCTTGCCGACGCCCCAGGTACGCCGAACCCCGCGAAGCTGGCCCTGGATGATCCGTTCAATATCATCTACAGCTCCGGGACGACGGGCACACCCAAGGGCATCCTGCACGACCACCGCTTCCGCTACCGGCAGATGCTGCGCATGGGCACCTATGGTCTCGACGGCGTCGCCGTCAACCTGGTATCCACACCGCTCTACTCCAACACCACGCTGGTATCCGCACTGCCAACGCTGTTCCACGGCGGCACCCTGGTGTTGATGGCCAAGTTCAACCCGCTACGGTTCCTGGAACTGGCCCAGGAACACCGGGTCACTCACGCTATGCTGGTGCCGGTGCAATACCAACGCATTCTCGCCGAACCGGATTTCGACAGCTTCGATCTCTCCAGTTTCAAGCTGAAGCTGTCCACCAGTGCGCCCCTTCGCTCCGACGTGATCGGCGAGGCGATGGCCCGATGGCCGGGCAATATCCGCGAAGTCTATGGCCTGACCGAAGGCGGTATTTCCACCACCCTGGATTGCCGGGAATTCCCGGACAAATGGGATTCCGTGGGCCGGCCCACAGAAGGTGCGGAAGTACGGATCATCGATGAAGACGGACACGAACTACCCCGGGGCCACATCGGCGAAATCGTCGGGCGGGCAGGGGCCATGATGCGCGGCTATTACCACCGCGAGGAACAGACGGCCGAAATGCTATGGACCAGCCCGGAGGGTTTGGCGTTCTACCGTAGCGGCGACATGGGCAAGCTGGATACCGATGGCTTCCTTTATATCCTCGACCGGCGCAAGGACATGATCATCTCCGGCGGTTTCAACATCTATGCCGTGGATCTGGAAAAGGTCCTTCTGGAGCACCCAGCGGTTGCGGATGCGGCGGTCATCGGCATCCCCAGCGAGCACTGGGGCGAGACACCGCTCGGGCTGGTGGTCCGTCGCGCCGACGAAGCGGCGAGTAAAGCAGACATCATGGAGTGGGCCAACGCGCGCCTGGGCAAGACCCAGCGGCTGGCGGGCATCGAGTTCCGTGACGAGTTGCCCCGCAGCACGATCGGCAAGGTGCTTAAGCGGGAACTGCGGGCACCTTATTGGGATTGA
- a CDS encoding SDR family NAD(P)-dependent oxidoreductase yields the protein MMRFRKRVALVTGAGSGIGRAVALRLAREGAILVLVDQAEAGLMETEGALPEDTESLRRVMDVSDESAVESLVNDVIRTYGQIDVLCNNAGISGKHPPITEQDRQEWDRILSVNLIGPMLFIKHVAPHMQARRLGSIVNTASVAGIRSGAGGNAYSASKAGVINLTQTAACDLGGDNVRVNAVCPGLIETGMTQPIFDYARANEKAHKLGSRCELRRYGAPEEIAAAILFLASDDASYITGQALPVDGGNTASLNLPGMKV from the coding sequence ATGATGCGTTTCAGGAAACGCGTGGCCCTGGTCACCGGTGCTGGAAGCGGTATCGGACGCGCCGTCGCCCTGCGTCTTGCACGCGAGGGCGCCATCCTGGTCCTGGTGGACCAGGCCGAAGCTGGCCTGATGGAAACCGAAGGCGCCTTGCCGGAAGACACCGAATCCCTGCGACGGGTGATGGACGTATCTGATGAATCAGCGGTCGAAAGTCTGGTCAACGACGTTATCCGCACCTACGGCCAGATCGACGTGCTCTGCAACAACGCGGGCATCTCCGGCAAGCATCCCCCAATTACCGAACAGGACCGCCAGGAGTGGGATCGCATCCTGTCTGTGAACCTGATCGGTCCCATGCTCTTTATCAAGCACGTGGCGCCGCATATGCAGGCGCGTCGTCTCGGCAGCATCGTCAATACCGCGTCCGTGGCGGGTATCCGTTCCGGTGCCGGCGGCAACGCCTATAGTGCGTCCAAGGCCGGGGTGATCAACCTGACCCAGACCGCTGCCTGTGACCTGGGCGGCGACAACGTGCGGGTCAACGCCGTCTGTCCCGGGTTGATCGAGACCGGTATGACCCAGCCCATCTTCGATTACGCCCGTGCCAACGAGAAAGCGCACAAGCTGGGTTCGCGTTGTGAGCTGCGTCGCTACGGCGCGCCCGAGGAAATTGCCGCGGCAATCCTGTTCCTGGCCAGCGATGACGCCAGCTATATCACCGGTCAGGCGCTACCGGTGGACGGTGGCAACACGGCCTCCCTGAATCTGCCTGGAATGAAAGTCTGA
- a CDS encoding PaaI family thioesterase → MSEVENQEYPDSKNLPGFHNVLGYRQVSWEEDKAVIAVELQSHHLNLAGVIHGGVLTSLLDIALAQAGTYCPYPGRIRKAITLSLTTTFTGQCSGGVITVTGHKRAGGTRIFNSSGEIRDEKGQVLAIGEGTFRIRSGSESPEGVPLETFRSSIQKP, encoded by the coding sequence ATGTCTGAAGTCGAAAACCAGGAATACCCCGATTCCAAGAACCTGCCGGGCTTTCACAACGTGCTCGGCTATCGCCAGGTGTCATGGGAGGAGGACAAGGCGGTGATCGCTGTTGAACTGCAGTCCCACCACCTGAACCTGGCAGGGGTGATCCACGGCGGCGTGCTCACCTCGTTGCTGGATATCGCCCTGGCCCAGGCGGGGACCTATTGCCCCTATCCCGGCCGCATTCGCAAGGCGATCACCTTGTCGCTGACCACTACTTTTACCGGCCAGTGCAGTGGTGGCGTGATCACGGTTACCGGACATAAACGGGCCGGGGGCACGCGAATCTTTAACAGTTCCGGCGAGATCCGTGATGAGAAAGGGCAGGTGCTGGCCATTGGCGAAGGTACCTTCCGCATTCGCTCGGGCAGCGAAAGTCCCGAAGGCGTTCCGCTGGAAACATTCAGAAGCAGTATTCAGAAGCCGTGA
- a CDS encoding acyl-CoA dehydrogenase family protein: MFELSEKAQALREQVLAFMDEHVYPNEHLHHEQIANAENRWAPTAILEELKGKAKAAGLWNLFLPESDYGAGLTNFEYAHLCEIMGRSHMAPEVFNCSAPDTGNMETIARYGSPEQQKQWLEPLLAGEIRSCFSMTEPAVASSDATNISCEIRRDGDEYVINGRKWWSSGAMTTTCKIAIVMGKTDAGAEKHKQQSMILVPLDTPGVKIIRPLTVFGYDHAPHGHAEIEYDNVRVPASNMLLGEGRGFEIAQGRLGPGRIHHCMRTIGVAERALEAMCQRVNEREAFGKPLAQFDSIRKDIARSRLEIEQCRLLTLKAAHMMDTVGNKVARQEIAMIKVAAPSMALKILDRAIQVHGATGVCQDTFLAAAWAQVRTLRLADGPDEVHLDSIAKLELRNYPQTHARSH; encoded by the coding sequence ATGTTTGAACTTTCCGAAAAGGCCCAGGCCCTGCGCGAGCAAGTGCTCGCCTTCATGGACGAGCACGTCTACCCGAACGAGCATCTGCACCACGAGCAGATCGCCAACGCCGAGAACCGTTGGGCGCCCACCGCGATCCTGGAGGAGCTTAAGGGCAAAGCCAAGGCTGCTGGCCTGTGGAACCTGTTCCTGCCGGAAAGTGACTACGGTGCCGGCCTCACCAACTTCGAATACGCCCACCTGTGCGAAATCATGGGCCGCTCCCATATGGCGCCGGAAGTTTTCAACTGCTCCGCGCCGGATACCGGCAATATGGAAACCATCGCCCGCTACGGTTCCCCCGAACAGCAGAAGCAGTGGCTGGAGCCGCTGCTGGCCGGCGAAATACGCTCCTGTTTTTCCATGACCGAGCCGGCAGTTGCGTCGTCCGACGCCACCAACATTAGCTGCGAGATCCGTCGCGATGGCGACGAGTATGTCATCAACGGCCGCAAGTGGTGGTCCTCGGGTGCCATGACCACCACATGCAAGATCGCCATCGTCATGGGCAAGACCGATGCCGGGGCGGAAAAGCACAAGCAGCAGTCCATGATCCTGGTGCCGCTGGATACCCCGGGCGTGAAGATCATCCGTCCGCTGACCGTGTTCGGCTATGACCACGCACCCCATGGTCATGCGGAAATCGAGTACGACAACGTTCGAGTACCGGCCAGCAACATGCTGTTGGGCGAGGGCCGTGGTTTCGAGATCGCCCAGGGTCGTCTGGGGCCAGGTCGTATCCATCACTGCATGCGCACCATCGGTGTGGCCGAGCGCGCATTGGAAGCCATGTGCCAACGGGTCAACGAGCGTGAAGCCTTTGGCAAGCCGCTGGCCCAGTTCGACTCCATCCGCAAGGACATCGCCCGTTCCCGCCTGGAAATCGAGCAGTGTCGCCTGCTGACCCTGAAAGCCGCGCATATGATGGATACCGTCGGTAATAAGGTGGCGCGTCAGGAAATCGCCATGATCAAGGTGGCCGCGCCGAGCATGGCGTTGAAAATTCTGGATCGCGCGATCCAGGTGCATGGCGCGACGGGCGTATGTCAGGACACTTTCCTGGCGGCGGCCTGGGCTCAGGTGCGCACCCTGAGGTTGGCGGACGGCCCGGACGAGGTTCACCTGGACTCCATTGCCAAGCTGGAACTGCGCAACTACCCGCAAACCCACGCCAGATCCCATTGA
- a CDS encoding SDR family NAD(P)-dependent oxidoreductase, whose product MTNPLFDMTGKVALITGSTKGIGRSIAEEMARCGAKVVISSRKADVCEQVAGELKEQGFEAIAIPCHVGKKDDLQNLVDKTLETWGQIDVLICNAATNPVYGPTQDMTDEAWDKIMDTNVKGTFWLTQMVLPHMAERGDGQVVLLSSIAGIRGNTVIGTYGVSKAAEAALARNLAVEWGPRGIRVNSIAPGLVRTDFAKALVEDPERLKRVEEKTPLRRIGEPVDIAGLAVFLSTKASAYITGQVIVADGGETVG is encoded by the coding sequence ATGACTAACCCATTGTTCGACATGACTGGCAAGGTGGCCCTGATCACGGGTTCTACCAAAGGTATCGGTCGCTCTATTGCAGAAGAGATGGCCCGCTGCGGTGCAAAAGTCGTGATCTCCAGTCGTAAGGCGGACGTTTGCGAACAGGTCGCCGGCGAGCTGAAAGAGCAGGGTTTCGAGGCGATCGCCATTCCCTGTCACGTGGGCAAGAAGGACGACCTCCAGAATCTCGTCGACAAGACCCTGGAAACCTGGGGCCAGATCGATGTGTTGATATGCAACGCCGCTACCAATCCGGTCTACGGTCCTACCCAGGATATGACTGACGAGGCCTGGGACAAGATCATGGATACCAACGTCAAGGGCACCTTCTGGCTGACCCAGATGGTGTTGCCGCACATGGCGGAGCGCGGTGATGGCCAGGTGGTATTGCTGTCCAGCATTGCTGGTATTCGGGGCAATACCGTCATCGGCACCTACGGCGTGTCCAAGGCAGCGGAAGCGGCCCTGGCGCGTAACCTGGCAGTGGAGTGGGGCCCCAGGGGCATTCGGGTCAACTCGATCGCTCCCGGACTGGTCCGTACCGATTTCGCCAAGGCGCTGGTGGAAGATCCGGAACGTCTCAAGCGCGTCGAAGAGAAGACGCCCCTGCGCCGCATCGGCGAGCCGGTTGATATCGCCGGACTTGCGGTATTCCTGTCCACCAAGGCCAGCGCCTACATCACCGGTCAGGTGATTGTGGCGGACGGCGGAGAGACCGTTGGCTGA
- a CDS encoding phosphotransferase: MSAVANLDPQLVDVLDAHRFDEQKLKAWLQEAMPDIGDRLVIQQFQGGQSNPTFLLDTDSGRYVLRKKPPGKTLPSAHMVEREYKVIRALSDNTDVPVPQARVLCEDADIIGTPFYVMDFMPGRVVSHPALRALDRPERRPVHEAAMDTLAQMHSVDVNAVGLGDFGRPEGYVARQVARWTKQYLASKTDDMPAMDNLMAWLPDHLPKNDECAIAHGDYRLGNLMLAPDKPEIIAILDWELSTLGHPLADLAYYCLPYHLPMDLEGSRGIVGEDLEALNVPEEHELVEHYCRQSGRSGIDDWHVYLSFSLFRLAAIVQGVYARALQGNASNADALQVGKRASMLAEAGWRIAQNGAKGVSV, translated from the coding sequence ATGTCCGCAGTAGCAAATCTCGACCCGCAATTGGTGGACGTCCTCGACGCCCACCGGTTCGACGAGCAGAAACTCAAGGCGTGGCTGCAGGAGGCCATGCCCGATATCGGCGATCGCCTCGTCATCCAGCAGTTCCAGGGTGGGCAGTCCAATCCCACCTTCCTGCTGGATACCGACAGTGGCCGTTACGTCCTGCGCAAGAAGCCGCCGGGTAAGACCCTGCCCTCGGCCCATATGGTGGAACGCGAGTACAAGGTGATCCGCGCCCTGTCCGACAATACCGACGTGCCCGTTCCCCAGGCCCGGGTGCTGTGTGAGGACGCCGATATCATCGGTACACCTTTCTACGTCATGGACTTCATGCCGGGCCGCGTGGTGAGCCATCCGGCGCTGCGGGCGCTGGATCGCCCCGAGCGCCGCCCGGTACACGAGGCGGCCATGGACACCCTGGCGCAGATGCACTCGGTTGATGTGAACGCGGTGGGCCTGGGTGATTTCGGCCGTCCGGAAGGCTACGTGGCGCGCCAGGTGGCCCGCTGGACCAAGCAGTACCTGGCATCCAAGACCGACGACATGCCGGCCATGGACAACCTGATGGCCTGGCTGCCGGACCACCTGCCGAAGAATGACGAGTGCGCCATCGCCCACGGTGATTACCGTCTGGGCAACCTGATGCTGGCGCCGGACAAGCCCGAGATCATCGCCATCCTCGACTGGGAACTGTCCACCCTCGGTCACCCACTGGCGGACCTGGCCTACTACTGCCTGCCGTACCACCTGCCGATGGACCTGGAAGGGTCGCGCGGCATCGTTGGCGAGGACCTGGAAGCCCTGAATGTGCCGGAAGAGCATGAGCTGGTCGAACACTATTGCCGCCAATCCGGGCGTTCGGGTATCGACGACTGGCATGTCTACCTGTCGTTCTCGCTGTTCCGTCTGGCAGCCATCGTCCAGGGCGTCTATGCCCGGGCGCTGCAAGGCAATGCCAGTAACGCCGATGCCCTGCAGGTGGGCAAGCGGGCCAGCATGCTGGCGGAGGCCGGTTGGCGTATTGCCCAGAATGGCGCGAAAGGGGTCTCCGTATGA
- the surE gene encoding 5'/3'-nucleotidase SurE, which produces MSDPIVRRILITNDDGINAPGLAILERIARNLAEEVWVVAPEHDRSGAGQSISIHTPLRCYAQGDSGRRFALSGTPADCVLFAQAEWFGETLPDLVLSGVNCGANISDSVQYSGTVGAVLTAEHLGIPAMALSQAFLNREGIDWSPVTELGEQVIRSLWKPEAQPTCCWNINFPACAASEVKDLRWARQSSGSIQRTRLLAGQDGRSLPYWWLSFERSSKHIVAPDMDVTVMRDNAVAVTPLRSMAPLPNGEASCIIENE; this is translated from the coding sequence ATGAGCGATCCCATCGTTCGCCGCATCCTGATCACCAACGACGACGGCATCAACGCGCCGGGGTTGGCGATCCTCGAACGCATCGCCCGCAACCTGGCGGAAGAAGTCTGGGTCGTCGCGCCGGAACATGACCGCAGTGGTGCCGGACAGAGTATTTCCATCCACACGCCCCTGCGCTGCTACGCCCAGGGCGACAGTGGCCGGCGCTTTGCGTTGTCCGGCACGCCGGCGGACTGCGTGCTCTTCGCACAGGCGGAATGGTTTGGCGAAACCCTGCCGGACCTGGTGCTTTCCGGCGTCAACTGCGGCGCCAACATTAGCGACTCGGTGCAGTACTCGGGCACCGTCGGCGCGGTGCTGACGGCCGAACACCTGGGGATCCCCGCGATGGCGCTGAGCCAGGCCTTCCTGAACCGTGAAGGAATCGACTGGTCACCAGTAACCGAACTGGGCGAGCAGGTTATCCGCTCGCTCTGGAAGCCGGAAGCCCAGCCCACCTGCTGCTGGAACATCAATTTTCCGGCGTGCGCTGCCAGTGAGGTGAAAGATCTGCGTTGGGCCCGCCAGTCCAGTGGTTCGATCCAGCGCACCCGCCTGCTGGCGGGGCAGGACGGCCGCAGTCTGCCGTATTGGTGGCTGAGCTTTGAACGCAGCTCCAAGCATATCGTTGCGCCGGATATGGACGTGACCGTAATGCGCGACAACGCGGTCGCGGTCACGCCGCTGCGCAGCATGGCGCCACTCCCCAACGGCGAAGCGAGCTGCATCATCGAGAACGAATGA
- a CDS encoding long-chain fatty acid--CoA ligase: MFTRHHGVWPKELPKTMTLPKTSVFTNLAVAALRYPDHPAIIFYDRVMTYRQLLEEVEALAGYLQEKGVRKGDRVLLYMQNSPQYVIGYYAILRADAAVIPVNPMNRAAELEHYISDTDARICLAGQELAGFIAPLVGSTHLEEVVVAAYNSYIDPDTDLSLPAEVAAPVPKLEVPGLVGWDEVIGAGYVPGPHTAGPDDIAVIPYSSGTTGAPKGCTHVHRGVMATACHRAFWNLSTADTVQLSTLPFFHVTGMTGSMNSPIYSGSTSVIMTRWDRTTAAKLIERYKVTGWTNIVTMAVDFLSNPELGNYDISSLKTIGGGGAAMPAAIAAKLKNLTGLDYIEGYGLSETMAATHINPPDAPKAQCLGIPVFDVDSRIIDVETLQEKGPGEVGEIVSNGPQVTVGYWNRPMETEAAFVEIDGKRFFRTGDLGYYDEDGYFFMVDRVKRMINASGFKVWPSEVESLMYRHPSIHECCVISAPDPKRGETVKACIVLTPESEGKTSAEEIIAWCKEEMSAYKVPQLVEFVAELPKSPTGKVMWRALQEQEWQDQASA; this comes from the coding sequence ATGTTTACGAGACACCATGGCGTCTGGCCGAAAGAGCTGCCCAAGACCATGACCCTGCCCAAGACCAGCGTGTTCACCAACCTGGCCGTTGCGGCACTGCGCTATCCGGATCACCCGGCCATCATCTTCTACGACAGGGTGATGACTTACCGGCAGCTACTGGAGGAGGTCGAGGCCCTGGCCGGCTACCTTCAGGAGAAAGGTGTAAGGAAGGGCGATCGCGTCCTCCTTTATATGCAGAACTCGCCGCAGTATGTCATCGGCTATTACGCCATCCTGCGCGCGGATGCGGCGGTAATCCCGGTCAATCCCATGAACCGGGCTGCAGAGCTGGAGCACTACATCAGCGACACTGACGCGCGCATCTGTCTGGCAGGTCAGGAACTGGCCGGATTCATCGCGCCGCTGGTGGGTAGCACCCACCTGGAGGAAGTGGTGGTCGCGGCCTATAACAGCTACATCGACCCGGACACGGACCTGAGCCTGCCGGCGGAAGTGGCAGCGCCGGTGCCCAAACTTGAGGTGCCCGGCCTGGTGGGCTGGGACGAAGTGATCGGCGCCGGGTATGTGCCCGGTCCGCATACCGCCGGTCCGGACGACATCGCCGTTATTCCCTACAGCTCTGGCACGACCGGGGCGCCAAAGGGCTGTACCCACGTCCATCGGGGCGTGATGGCTACCGCCTGTCACCGTGCGTTCTGGAACCTGAGCACCGCGGATACTGTCCAGCTCTCGACCTTGCCGTTCTTCCATGTGACCGGCATGACCGGCTCGATGAACAGCCCGATCTACAGTGGCTCGACCTCCGTGATCATGACCCGCTGGGATCGAACCACGGCCGCCAAGCTGATCGAACGCTACAAGGTCACCGGCTGGACCAACATCGTTACCATGGCGGTGGATTTCCTGTCCAATCCCGAGCTGGGCAACTACGACATCTCCAGCCTGAAGACCATCGGTGGTGGCGGCGCGGCCATGCCCGCGGCCATTGCAGCCAAGCTGAAGAACCTCACCGGACTGGACTACATCGAGGGTTACGGTCTATCGGAAACCATGGCCGCCACGCACATCAATCCGCCGGACGCGCCAAAGGCCCAGTGCCTCGGCATCCCGGTATTCGATGTGGATTCACGCATCATCGACGTGGAGACCCTGCAGGAGAAAGGGCCGGGTGAAGTGGGCGAGATCGTCAGTAACGGCCCCCAGGTCACCGTGGGCTACTGGAACCGCCCGATGGAAACGGAAGCCGCCTTCGTTGAGATCGACGGCAAACGCTTCTTCCGCACCGGCGACCTCGGCTACTACGACGAAGACGGCTACTTCTTCATGGTTGACCGGGTGAAGCGGATGATCAACGCATCTGGCTTCAAGGTCTGGCCTTCGGAGGTGGAAAGCCTGATGTATCGCCATCCCTCGATCCATGAGTGCTGCGTAATCTCGGCACCGGATCCCAAGCGGGGTGAGACGGTCAAGGCCTGCATCGTGCTGACACCTGAGTCCGAGGGCAAGACCTCCGCGGAGGAGATCATCGCCTGGTGCAAGGAGGAGATGTCTGCCTATAAGGTGCCTCAGCTGGTCGAGTTCGTCGCCGAGCTCCCCAAGTCGCCGACCGGGAAAGTGATGTGGCGCGCCCTGCAAGAGCAGGAGTGGCAGGACCAGGCCTCCGCCTGA
- a CDS encoding branched-chain amino acid ABC transporter permease — protein MNLFFQNIVNGLTLGSIYGLVALGLTLVYGILHIPNFAHGALYMVGAFMSYFLMVDLGAHYWVAMAGSAVIVAGLAVLCERLVFHPLRHSPPIHDKIAAIGILLFLEAVIQMFWGSDFRRMSSPFTGIMNFDGLIIPEQRALIIVGALVLVVALQLFLRKTMTGATIIAMAQNREGAFLVGIDANRVAMMTFAISGVLAAFAATLYAPINLVYPAMGHIVIMKAFVIIILGGMGSIPGAIVGGMIIGFAEAFGGFYISTSYKDIIAFGLLVLILSVRPQGLFAKGAH, from the coding sequence TTGAACCTCTTTTTCCAAAACATCGTCAACGGGCTAACGCTTGGGAGTATCTACGGTCTCGTAGCTCTCGGCCTGACGCTCGTCTACGGTATCCTGCATATACCCAACTTCGCCCATGGCGCGCTCTACATGGTAGGGGCGTTCATGTCGTACTTCCTCATGGTCGATCTTGGCGCCCACTACTGGGTCGCCATGGCGGGTTCCGCCGTCATCGTGGCTGGCCTTGCCGTGCTGTGCGAACGGCTGGTGTTCCATCCGCTGCGCCACTCGCCACCCATCCACGACAAGATCGCCGCCATCGGCATCCTGCTGTTCCTTGAGGCGGTGATCCAGATGTTCTGGGGCTCTGACTTCCGCCGTATGTCTTCACCGTTCACCGGCATCATGAACTTCGATGGTCTGATCATCCCGGAGCAGCGGGCACTGATCATCGTCGGCGCGCTGGTGCTGGTGGTTGCGCTGCAGCTGTTCCTGCGCAAGACCATGACCGGCGCCACCATCATCGCCATGGCGCAGAACCGCGAGGGCGCCTTCCTGGTCGGCATTGATGCCAACCGTGTAGCCATGATGACGTTTGCCATCTCCGGTGTCCTGGCGGCCTTCGCGGCGACGCTCTACGCGCCGATCAACCTGGTGTACCCGGCGATGGGCCATATCGTGATCATGAAGGCGTTCGTCATCATCATCCTCGGCGGGATGGGCTCGATACCGGGCGCGATCGTCGGCGGCATGATCATCGGCTTCGCCGAAGCCTTCGGTGGCTTCTATATCTCGACCAGCTACAAGGACATCATCGCGTTCGGCCTGCTCGTGTTGATCCTGTCCGTTCGTCCGCAAGGCCTGTTCGCGAAGGGGGCGCACTGA
- a CDS encoding branched-chain amino acid ABC transporter permease yields the protein MLFKLGSLLLHPAFKYALIVLALLFPLFASNEYQVYVMASAFVWAIAVYGLNIITGFCGQLNLAHGGFFALGAYTLGLLSADYGWSFWPAFVAALLFTAFLGFLVGVVSLRLKEHYFAIFTLCVGFIIYLLLDKWEELTHGPIGVRDIAAPNGFGLVDFTQTVPFYYLVLAFLVFAMWFMGKLSRSLLGRTFVAIRNGDELAQSLGINLMRNKTLAFVLSTTYAGMAGALYAGMIRFIGPEDANVQHTFDMITYLLVGGIGTISGPLLGTVGIVWITQSLQFLEEYRMIIFGPLLVILVIFFPRGFVGSFLTWMHRESQKQAAPSKKKESRVSTGKGVENNA from the coding sequence ATGCTATTCAAACTGGGTTCCCTGCTACTTCACCCGGCGTTCAAGTACGCCCTGATTGTCCTGGCACTGTTGTTCCCGCTGTTTGCCAGCAACGAGTACCAGGTGTACGTCATGGCCTCTGCGTTCGTCTGGGCTATCGCGGTCTACGGCCTGAATATCATCACCGGTTTCTGCGGCCAGTTGAACCTGGCGCACGGTGGCTTCTTTGCCCTCGGTGCCTACACCCTGGGCCTGCTGAGCGCAGATTACGGCTGGAGCTTCTGGCCGGCGTTCGTTGCGGCGCTGTTGTTCACCGCTTTCCTCGGCTTCCTGGTCGGTGTTGTATCGCTGCGATTGAAGGAACACTACTTCGCTATTTTCACCCTGTGTGTGGGGTTCATCATCTACCTGCTGCTGGATAAGTGGGAAGAGCTGACGCACGGCCCGATCGGCGTGCGTGATATCGCCGCGCCCAACGGTTTTGGCCTGGTGGACTTCACCCAGACCGTTCCCTTCTACTACCTGGTGCTGGCGTTCCTGGTGTTTGCCATGTGGTTCATGGGCAAACTGTCCCGGTCCCTGCTGGGCCGCACCTTCGTGGCGATCCGCAACGGCGACGAGCTGGCCCAATCCCTGGGTATCAACCTGATGCGCAACAAGACGCTGGCCTTCGTACTCTCGACGACCTACGCCGGCATGGCGGGGGCACTGTACGCGGGCATGATCCGTTTCATCGGGCCTGAAGATGCCAATGTCCAGCACACCTTCGACATGATTACCTACCTGCTGGTGGGCGGTATCGGCACGATTTCCGGTCCGCTACTGGGCACCGTCGGTATCGTCTGGATTACCCAGTCCCTGCAGTTCCTTGAAGAGTACCGGATGATCATCTTCGGTCCGCTGCTGGTAATCCTGGTGATCTTCTTCCCCCGCGGATTCGTCGGCTCCTTCCTTACCTGGATGCACCGCGAGTCGCAGAAACAGGCGGCGCCGAGCAAGAAGAAAGAAAGCCGTGTCAGTACCGGCAAGGGGGTAGAGAACAATGCTTAA